In Planococcus shixiaomingii, the DNA window TGTGTCAACAAGTTAGCGGGCTCGCCAGAGAAATTCGTCGCAATCGCCCCTACCTCTCGTGCGATAATGATTCCTCCAGCAATATCCCACGGAGATAATCTCATTGAAATATAAGCATCAATCCGTCCCGTAGCGAGAAATGCCAGTTCCAATGCAGCAGAGCCATAAGAACGCGTACCCCGCACATCTCGGATCAATCGGATACTGTCTTCATGGCGGATATATCTGTTCGGCGTGACCCAAGTTGCGTTAATGCCAACAATGGATTTTTCCAAAGAAGTTTCTGTTAATGGAGAAAGCCTTTCGTCGTTGATATAGGCACCTTCTCCTTCAACCGCATGATATAAGTTATCATTGACGACGTCGTAGATGTATCCAAGCTTCCCGACTCCATCTTCATAAACGCCTAAAGAAATTGCAAAGTTGCTTTTTTGATGGATAAAATTCATCGTCCCATCAATCGGATCCAGCAGCCAAACCATTCCTTCCAGGTCCTCGATCACATCTCCAAGCCCTTCTTCCCCAAACACACGGTGCCCAGGAAAGTCGCGGCGTATTCTTGTAATGAAAAATTGTTCAATTTCCTTGTCCATGTTTGTCACCAAATCATTGGCATCTGACTTTGCTTCGATGATTAGTTCTGTTACGAACGAATTCCGAATTATGTGTCCTGCTTCCTTGATTAAAGATTTTATGTACAGATCCATTACATGCAGATCCATCCTTTCGCCTCCTTTCTATTTTCTCCATTATAACTAGAAAGGCACTTACTGTCTCGAACCAGTAGGTGCCTTTATGTGATGAATATATTAGAACGCATGAAGTGCCTCCAGTTCCGCATGAATTTCATGAAGCCGTTTTTTGCTTTTTTCTATTTGACGGCTTTCATTAACCTTCAGTGCGTCAAATAAAGAAGCTAGTTCATAATCTAGTTCAAGTTTCAATACGGAAATATATTCTTTCTCAACGTCAGCTTTGCGGATTATCTGTATCATCTGTTTCATATTGAGCACCCCTTTCCGTTCTAATTTTCAATAATCAGAAATCTTATTAGGCCATGAGAAACGGTTGTCCAGTGGCTTGTGGTGGAAGTGTAATTATACTATTTCTTCCCAACCTCAGGTAAGATGAAACATGTAATGTGAAATAAAGGAGGAACAACCGTGACAACTTTTTGGAATGAGCGCGACTTTGAAGTTTTTGAAACACCAGGATTAGAGGAACGGATGGCAGCATTGATCGAACGGGTGCGCCCTAAATTTGAAGAACTGGGAAAAGAGTACTCATCATTCTTTTCAGGAAAAACCGGCGATGAATTTTTTCCCCACGTAGCCAAACACTTGCGCAGAAAAGTGAATCCGCCAAATGACAGCTGGGTGGCATTCGCTCCATATAAAAGAGGCTATAAGGCAGTCCCCCATTTTCAAATCGGATTGTGGGAAAGCCACGTGTTCATCATCTTAGCCGTCATATATGAAGCTCCGGGCAAAAGCACAATGGCTGAACGGCTGCTAAAGACGGAAATCATCAGTTCCTTACCTGATGATTTTGTTATTACCGGGGACCATATGAAACCCGAGGCAGCTTCTTTGGCCGAATTGAGCCAAGAAGAAATTAAAAAACTGGTCGTCCGACTCCGTGATGTCAAAAAAGGGGAGTTTGTCATCGGCCGGCATCTTCCACGAGAACAAGCCATCTCCATGCCAGAAGAGGAATTTGAAAGGCTTGTTGACCAAACTTTCGAAGAATTGCTTCCTTTATATACTATTTTGAAACAAAAGTAAAGAGAAATGCATAAAATTTCTGAATATTGAATTATGCATTCATTAAATGGACATATTCAAAGCAAGCTCTTTTTTCTTTAGCGTTAAGTTTTAAATGAGGCATGAACAATATAGCAGAGCCTGATGGACAAACTGCTTTGAAAAAATAAAAAAAACCGCAGGTTTCCCTGCTGTTTTTCTCAGGCTGTCGAGAAACTCTCGATAGCTTTTTCATTTCGCTTCAGGCGGACGCTTTCCGCGGGCTCGCGCCGAGCCGCTTCGTCGCTTCGCGACTGCAGGGTCTCGACTGTCTCGCTGTCCCGCCGGAGTCGCCGCCTTCCGCTTCACTCAATCTCTACCTTTCTTTTTAGCATTTATTTAGTGAAGTAAGTGCCGGAAAAACTAACCTCTCTGTTGTTTCTTTCTTGCTTGCTTGCAAGATATGGAGCAAAACAGCGGAGACTCCCGCGGAATAGCGCAGTGCCGAAATCCACTCGGGCGTTAAGCCCGAGTTAGTTCGGCGCAAGCCCGCCGGAAAGCGCAGCTGTTTTGCGGAATATCAGGGATAGCAAAAGGAGAGAAAAAGTTAACATCTTTCCCAACTCACTGAAAAACCCTTAGATTCCCTGCGGTTTTTTTTATTTTTTTTGCACCTTAATCAGGTCGCCGTCGCCTTTAGCTTT includes these proteins:
- a CDS encoding inositol monophosphatase family protein gives rise to the protein MDLHVMDLYIKSLIKEAGHIIRNSFVTELIIEAKSDANDLVTNMDKEIEQFFITRIRRDFPGHRVFGEEGLGDVIEDLEGMVWLLDPIDGTMNFIHQKSNFAISLGVYEDGVGKLGYIYDVVNDNLYHAVEGEGAYINDERLSPLTETSLEKSIVGINATWVTPNRYIRHEDSIRLIRDVRGTRSYGSAALELAFLATGRIDAYISMRLSPWDIAGGIIIAREVGAIATNFSGEPANLLTQDTFIAANPSVHSKILNEYIHLK
- a CDS encoding YktB family protein; translation: MTTFWNERDFEVFETPGLEERMAALIERVRPKFEELGKEYSSFFSGKTGDEFFPHVAKHLRRKVNPPNDSWVAFAPYKRGYKAVPHFQIGLWESHVFIILAVIYEAPGKSTMAERLLKTEIISSLPDDFVITGDHMKPEAASLAELSQEEIKKLVVRLRDVKKGEFVIGRHLPREQAISMPEEEFERLVDQTFEELLPLYTILKQK